The Candidatus Peregrinibacteria bacterium genome includes the window CTACTTCGCGTTTTTCGAGCACGTCGAGCATAGTGGGAGATAATTTATCATTGTTTGCGGCCTTGCTGAGTTTGTAAACTATTTTTGATTTAATACCACTTTCAGCCAGAAAAGCATGAGTTCCTTCCGTCGCATAAATATGGAAACCAAGGCTTAGAAGTTTACGTGCATGTCCGAGGAATGCGGCTTTGTCTTCGACCCTCCCTATACTCAAAAGTACGTTTTTCTTTGGAAGGCGGAGCCCTACAGAAATCATAGCTTTCAAAAATGCCTCATACATATCATCTCCAAAACAAGCTACCTCACCTGTTGACGCCATCTCAACGCCGAGTACCGGATCAGCACCCTTGAGTCGAGAGAATGAGAACTGTGGCGCCTTAACCCCTACGTGATCCATGTCGAGCGTCTGATACTTCGCGTCGCGAACGGCCTTTGGCTCTACGTTTCCAAGCATAGCTTTTGTCGCAATATCTATAAAATTATGACCTGTTACTTTGGATGCAAATGGGAACGAGCGACTAGCACGGAGATTGCACTCGATCACTTTTATCATGTTATTTTTCGCAAGAAATTGTATGTTAAACGGCCCTGTGATATTCAATGCTTTTGCTATTTTTTTCGAAATCGTACGGACTCTTTTTATAGTTTCAAAATAAAGTTTTTGTGGAGGGAGCACTATTGTTGCATCCCCGCTGTGAACTCCTGCGTTTTCTATATGTTCGGAAATAGCCCAGATAAGAACCTCCCCTTTGTGTGCGACCGCATCAACCTCGATCTCTTTTGCATTTGTCATGAATTTTGAAATCACAACCGGAGCTTCGCTTGAAATCCTTGCTGCTTTTGCCAAATATCCATCCAAAGCTTCTTCATTTTTTGCAACACTCATCGCAGCTCCTGACAAGACATAAGAAGGTCGCACAAGTACCGGGTAACCAACTTCTTTTGCAAATTTAAATGCCTGTTCTTTTTTCGCAAATTCATTCCATTTTGGTTGGTCAATATCGAGGTCATCGAGCAATTTAGAAAATATATGACGACTCTCCGCACGATCTATATCTTGCGGAGAAGTACCCATGATTTTCACTTTGTTCGCATGGAGCTTGAGCGCCAAGTTATTTGGCACTTGGCCACCCATGGAAATGAGCACACTGCAAGATGGTTGCGGCGCTTCGCGCCGCCCCTTATTCGCAAATGAAGCTAACGCCATTTCCGCCTCATAAATATCGAGCACGCGCTCAAGTGACAATTCGTCAAAATACAATTTGTCACATGTGTCATAATCCGTAGACACAGTCTCCGGATTATAATTTATCATGATGGTTTCGTATCCTTGGTCTTTTAGAGTGTTAACCGCTGTAACACAACACCAGTCAAACTCTACGGAAGAACCAATGCAGTAGGGGCCGGATCCGAGGACGATCGCCTTTGGTTTTTGTTTTGTTTTCGCATTTTGTGTGCGTTTTGGTTTGTTTGAAGAGATAGTTAAGTCATCTTCTGTACCGTGATAAGTCATGTACAGATAATTTGTCTGAGCCGGGTATTCAGCAGCGAGCGTGTCGATTTGTTTTATCACCGGAAGTACACCCATCGACTTTCGCATAGCTCTAACTTCCATTTCTGTTTCGCCTCCATGAATTATAGAAATTTGTTTATCAGAAAATCCTTTTTTCTTCGCCTCTCGCATGAGATCTTTTGAGATCGCACCTTTGGCCGCAAGCTCTATATCTAGATCAACTATATTTTTTAATTTCTCCAAAAACCAAATATCGATTCCTGAGATTTTATTTATTTTTTCAGGGCTCCGCCCTCTCTTTAGCGCTTCAGCTATCGCAAGAATCCTTTTTGGAGTTGGATTCTCGATTGCAGATTTAAGATGATCTGTAGGTATCCCCAGTTGCTCATTACCGGTAAATCCGTACATACCAACTTGAAGCATACGAAGACCTTTTTGCAAAACTTCTTCAAAAGAGCGACCGAGCGCCATAATTTCGCCGACTGATTTCATCTCTGATGTGATCTTTTGTGAGACCATTCTGAATTTATCCAGATCCCAGCGAGGAATTTTTAATGCCAAATAATCAAGCGCCGGCTCGAAGCATGCGGTCGTACATCCCGTCACTGCATTTTTAAGTTCCGGCAAAGTATAGTGCAAAGCCAATTTTGCTGCGACATGGGCAAGCGGATAACCTGTCGCTTTGGATGCGAGCGCGGAGCTACGCGACAAGCGAGCATTCACTTCTATCACCCTGTACTCTCGTGACATAGGATCAAGCGCGTACTGAATATTACATTCTCCAACTATCCCCAAATGTCTAATAACTTTGAGCGCAATTTCACGCAACATATGATATTCAAAATTATTCAAAGTCTGTGATGGCGCAACCACGATCGACTCTCCGGTATGAATTCCGAGCGGATCAAAATTCTCCATATTGCAAACCGTAATACAGTTATCAGCACAATCACGCACAACTTCATATTCAACTTCTTTCCAACCCTTCAAACATTCTTCAACCAAAACTTGTGGAGAAAAACTAAAAGCAGTATCGAGCATATCCGCCAATTCTTTTTTGTCATATGCAAACCCCGACCCTTGCCCCCCAAGGGCAAATGCCGCTCGTATCATAAGTGGAAATCCTATATCCTCACCAGCCTTTAGAGCCTGCTTCTTCGATGTACATGCGAAACTTCGCGGCACATTCACATCAATCTTCCGCAACTCTTTATTAAACAAATCCCGATCCTCGGTTTTTTGTATAGACTCAACAGGAGTCCCGAGCACCTTCACCCCATATTTCTTCAAAATCCTTTTCTCAAAAAGCTCAACCCCACAATTCAGCGCCGTCTGCCCTCCAAATGACAAAAGTACCGCATCCGGTTTTTCTTTTTTTATCACTTCCTCCACAAAATAAGCATTCACCGGCAAGAAATAAACTTTATCCGCAAGCCCCTTGCTAGTTTGATTTGTTGCAATGTTTGGATTGATCAAAACAGTCTTAATCCCCTCCTCCTTCATCGCCTTGATCGCTTGGCTCCCGGAATAGTCAAATTCACCCGCCTCACCTATCTTCAGAGCTCCGGAACCAAGAATCAGTACCTTTTTCGGATGAATCCGAACCGGTTTAGGTAGCGCTGATTTCTTGCTTAAACTAGGCATAGATTATTAGAATTGATTAGAGGAACTTGTTGGCTCCGCCTCCTTATTTCGCAATACAAGCTTCGCGTATTGCGTGGCTATGTCTGTTTTTATTTTTTTCGAACATTTTCGCACTCGCTTGCCCCGCCTCAGCGGTGGCTTCGCTCGCGCATGGTTTTTATTTCTCACCAGTTATACAAAAATTTGGTGGCCACCGAAAGCCCAAATTCCTACCAAGCCAAAACCTCGTGTTGACGGAAAAAATATAAGGTTGTACT containing:
- the carB gene encoding carbamoyl-phosphate synthase (glutamine-hydrolyzing) large subunit, with the translated sequence MPSLSKKSALPKPVRIHPKKVLILGSGALKIGEAGEFDYSGSQAIKAMKEEGIKTVLINPNIATNQTSKGLADKVYFLPVNAYFVEEVIKKEKPDAVLLSFGGQTALNCGVELFEKRILKKYGVKVLGTPVESIQKTEDRDLFNKELRKIDVNVPRSFACTSKKQALKAGEDIGFPLMIRAAFALGGQGSGFAYDKKELADMLDTAFSFSPQVLVEECLKGWKEVEYEVVRDCADNCITVCNMENFDPLGIHTGESIVVAPSQTLNNFEYHMLREIALKVIRHLGIVGECNIQYALDPMSREYRVIEVNARLSRSSALASKATGYPLAHVAAKLALHYTLPELKNAVTGCTTACFEPALDYLALKIPRWDLDKFRMVSQKITSEMKSVGEIMALGRSFEEVLQKGLRMLQVGMYGFTGNEQLGIPTDHLKSAIENPTPKRILAIAEALKRGRSPEKINKISGIDIWFLEKLKNIVDLDIELAAKGAISKDLMREAKKKGFSDKQISIIHGGETEMEVRAMRKSMGVLPVIKQIDTLAAEYPAQTNYLYMTYHGTEDDLTISSNKPKRTQNAKTKQKPKAIVLGSGPYCIGSSVEFDWCCVTAVNTLKDQGYETIMINYNPETVSTDYDTCDKLYFDELSLERVLDIYEAEMALASFANKGRREAPQPSCSVLISMGGQVPNNLALKLHANKVKIMGTSPQDIDRAESRHIFSKLLDDLDIDQPKWNEFAKKEQAFKFAKEVGYPVLVRPSYVLSGAAMSVAKNEEALDGYLAKAARISSEAPVVISKFMTNAKEIEVDAVAHKGEVLIWAISEHIENAGVHSGDATIVLPPQKLYFETIKRVRTISKKIAKALNITGPFNIQFLAKNNMIKVIECNLRASRSFPFASKVTGHNFIDIATKAMLGNVEPKAVRDAKYQTLDMDHVGVKAPQFSFSRLKGADPVLGVEMASTGEVACFGDDMYEAFLKAMISVGLRLPKKNVLLSIGRVEDKAAFLGHARKLLSLGFHIYATEGTHAFLAESGIKSKIVYKLSKAANNDKLSPTMLDVLEKREVDLVINIPKTYSKEEITDGYKIRRTAIDLNIPLITNLQVASVLVDSIEKYDLKDLKIKSWDEY